TCTGAGGCGCTCACCAGTCACTTCTACTACAGTAACGGCGTCCTCAGGCCCAGGCCACACGGCAACGCCATTCTGCTGCACCCTCATGGTCAGGTGATCTAGAGAAGGTCCCCCCCAATATTTGAGCTCCATGGCTTGCTGGACCAGCCAGAATGACCCTCATGGATGGACTGTGGTCCTGAATCTATGCACTCCCagggagctttttttttgtacaaaataaccTGACAATCTATAAGAGACAGTCACCAGTTTGAAACCTCCAGACTCAAAACAGATTAACGCATGCGTGCACTCTTGAAGGCACACAACACTACTTGTTGTTACTGATGCTGTCCCATTGCAAGGCCTCGGGCACGTCCTGATTTTTTTCGTTTCCTACATATCCTCATAATAATGGCAGTATGGTTTTAGAGCAGTGATCTCCAAcacccgggccgcggcccggtaccaaagaaaaaataacttccattatttcatttgttttaatgttttattttgaaaagtggccggattttctctgttacatccgtctcacttgacgcatgtccattgtgcgtgtgctaactttctctcgccgcacagatatactactactgtatttttaccatttttctttcacctcatatttggtgtcaaatgctgatactatgtgggaatgcataaaggtaagttttgatgacttattgagtgctaatgtgcacatttgtctgaagttaattcatgctagcacactgccttttaccacacacgtcaaacagcgatgtaatgatctcactggaaaaacttggctggaacttgaactgttggatggtgggtcggcattcattttgtgcttttaatttgatgttattcatgtcttagttttatacaatacataataaataagataaattagatcgctataatgtacgaacccctcGGCACCACCCCACTCCCCCGGTCCGCAGGAGATTTGTGgcaacacaagccggtccgtgggtcaaaaaaggtcaTTTCATTCTAGATCCACACATGTTGTCCAAATAATGATATGGACGAACCTCAAAACCACTAAGAAATTGACTTATATTTCCCTTTTATATGGTTATCATTACACTTGTCCTAAATTAATCACTGAAGATTATACTGACATCAGGCATGATGATGGTTTGAagttttgacttttgaggcagaCTGTCTAAAATTTTCGGTTGAATTCCAAATTTGATCACCTTTTGGGTTGTTTGGAGGTTCTactgtgtcattttagtaatcataataatacatgttCCACATGCATTATTACTGTGAAAGGGGCATCGTGCTTTGAATACTCAAGATGGGCCTCAGTGTTACAACGTATATAAATTAAAcataaattaaataacaaattaaaatagacaattaaaacataaagacataaattaaAAACTTATTTTTGGACCATAACAAGACTCATTTGAGAACTAGCTACAGTGGGGGCCGTGGCAGAAGAATACACTCTGTGCTCAATATTGGCCACACTTGGTCGCAACTatcgcgaccatcattaaggatggATGTTGTAAGAAGACAAGGATGTAGTCTTTATTGCAGGCAGTTGTTGGCGAACcgtgccaaaacaacatcagcaaactcaactgtcctctcagCATGCACCCACACGCACGGTCAGGACTAATGTCACTATCACAGCTTCAGAGTgccggaaatcacaaaactctaacaatgcatgtaactGCCAGGTTGCTACAGCATCGTTGTGTATATTAAAATATCTGCTTCTATGAAAGTGagagtaataactaagcagtgtagtttttttaaacttcctgtttcatttaattcttgtttttagtgttttgatgactgtattttatgtccatgTTTTCTGTGTACAGTACGTGTCGTTTGTAACCCAATCGACCACCTGTTTTATCGTTTTTAGCACTCACTGGCCATTAGGTACACAATGTAATTAAATCCAATCCAAATATTCTGCTGTTTACAAAGATAACGTAGTCTATTAAAATGCAGTGGTGACGtttgacacaaaaaacatttgtttttgagctgtCAATTGTCAAGCTATATTTGAATCTGTAGTTTTTGAGAAGAATGTCAAATATTTAGTACAACTTTTCTACCTTTTGTTTGATTGCACTCAGGTGTAGACCACCATGCTTTTATACTGATAGGTTTTGTCCAGTGACAGCTGGAACCATGAGCTTGTGAATGTTTATTCTTCAAAGCACAGCATTAACACCAAAGTTCTTGTAGTGTTAGGAAGCACATGATCACAAACAACTTGTATGCATCAGGATCGGATACATGTCTGTATGTAGATTTAAGGAATACAGTGCTATCTCAGTTTTCGACAaaaattattgctaaaaatatgtctcggtttttgtgTGGCCAAACATTGGCTTAACAAACTTGCCCTTGTATCATTCAGAGAAATCGAGTtcccaaacaaagaatcccatgcgttggtgactcagtcttgtgGCGTTATGAATACCCTAtgggagtccaactgtgttcataaAGTGTCTTTGTTACAAAATGTGCTCTCAACTCCCACCCAGAAATCATTGTTCCCCAGTTCAATCTCCTGTgtatgtcatcagcggttgacttctGTAGTCCTTTGCTAACTACCACACTTAGAccacaaggtttttttttttttttattgcatacaggtacagctgcaaaataacccaaagaaagttgcaagtgccagcactattgaaatcaagaaataactcactgCAAAACacggtggtgtccgtgtggctcTCCCTTCCCCTCCTCCCACTACGCTCTttgtctttgccaacaagtcttcaataaaggtaaaagtgatgtttagaatgtttatccatttcattcatcatttatatgcatttcacattgttttctgcatgtaattattgtctataaaaatgtgttttgtgttaacatttgtggcagTCAGTAAaggattgattggatttacattatttcttctggGAAAAATTTATTCCGTTTTCGAACAGTTTGGACCCTTTGGAATGGGTGAATAACAAaagccgaggtaccactgtatgttaatatttctgtcattttttgtttttaaacagtggGGAGCAGAAAATTTGTTGTTATGGAGAGCACAGTGGAAAAGTAGTTCGCAATACAAGTGTTTTTGGTCAGTGGGAGAAGGccggagagaacccacacaAGCTTGTGCCACAGTTCCAATAAAAGTGCTGTGTAATGAATTAAAAGTTATGCTCCACTACAAGGCTCAGAGAGTGGGGGTCAAGCAGAGATTTGGGCCGACCCCTCTTTGTGCGTGCGCTGGTGCGTACGCAGGTTGCTCCTCTGGGAGAAACACTTGCCGCAAGTGTCACACGTGTACGGCTTCTCCCCTGTGTGAATGCGCTGGTGGATCTCCAGGTGGCTGACACGGTCAAAGCTTTTGCCGCAGAACGGGCAGATGAACCACTTTTCTTTGACGCGGCCGCTGGCCGTGCTTTTGGGCAGCCTGGGGTCGCTAAAGACGAAGACTCTGTTATGTGGACTGAATGCTCTGATGGACTCTTCTCTGTCCTCACCCTGACCCGGGTGTACTTGTCTTAAAGTCCCAGGACCTCTGGTCTGACTGGAAGTACCGTGTCTGGCTCCCATGATCAAGCTTTCTGAGAAGGCCGCCTCTGCAGAACCATCAAGAATGTCCAAGGCGTTCTCGATGAACAGGATTTCCGAGTCAAGATTCTGGGAATTTGGTGCCAGAAAGTAGTCAGACTCCTCTGTGGTGTCGCTGTCTCCCACAGAAACTGAGGACCACTGGTGGTTCTCCTGGTCCTCTGAAGAGTCGGCGGGTTGATTGCCGCTGTGCTCACAGTCCGATAGCTGCTCCACAATCATGATGTCGTCCTCATCTTCCAGCTTGACAGGGCGGTCTTCTTTGGTTCTGTCACAGGTCCGCATGCTCGGGTTCTCCTCGGACTGGGGGGGCAGTGCCGCTGTTCTCTGACTGGCGGAGGTGTCAGTCTTCTCTTTAGGGCTCTGCTCTGAAGACGACCCCACTGGCTCAGAAACTGGACCTGGACGAACAAGAGCCGCGTGAAGAAAATCCCGTATCGCAGTGAAGGAGTGTTTTGCACTGCAGCCTTAGGGCAAGGTTTGATTCTAGGTGGATATTTGCATGAAGTTCCTCCACCCAACAAATACCACTTACAGAAATACTGCCCAACATACTTTAATTAGGTTATGTCCACTTTATGCACTCCATCACTAATATGTGCAGATGTCTTTATTTTAGAAGTCACAATGTGTCATCACATTGTTGCAAACGTTAAATACTTTGAAGACCCACAACTCAATGTATAAAGGTTAAAAAACGTGCTGCAATTGTGTTTACCATCGGTGGTAGTAGtgggcggcggcggcggcggcggcggcggcggcttgTGTTGCTGGTCTCTCTTGGAGGAGCCAAATGGCAACATCTGCGGAGCTTGTCGCTGGTTTTCAAGCAGCTTCCTCTCCAAGGCTTCCACCTCCCGGTCTCTCCGGCGTAGCTCGGCGTGGACGAGCGCAAAAGCGTCCTCCCACAGTTTGGCTATCTCCAACACGGCCGCTTGGGCGAGCGTGTCCATGATGGAGGCTAGCTTGCTCTGGAAAGCCACACCGTGAGCCATGCAGGCCCCCTGTTGTATTGACATGGCTGGCGGTAAAGTATGTTTTAAGTGAAATAGCTGCTAAAACTACAACTTACAGGTTAccgtttatgtttttttagcacATTACTGTGGCTCCAAAACATTGCTGTGATGGTGGTGTCATCCAACAGAACAAGGAAGCGCTCGCCGTCATGTGATGTAAATCTACGGCGTAGGCGAGGGGACAAAATTCAAGTCGACACAAAGTCAGCACTTTGAAGTTCTACTTAGGCTCGGATATTAATGTGTTTAGCGCAACGTTGTGAGtgtatttcaattttttaaacatatatatattaaattaattGTATCGGCGAAGCACATTTTAGAAGTGTATTAAGCCGTGTCTTCTAattttgtccaccagatggagcTACAGTTGCAAAGTGCACGTAAGGGTACCTTGTTTccaaataattttaataattgccTAATAACGTTTGATTCCCATGCTCCATGTTGTTTTATGAATGGACTATAATCTTATGTAGAGTATTCCACTTTCTGTGCCAATGCTATTTCAGATATTTGGTTTGTATCTGCTTGTATGTATAAGAGTAAATCTTTATGTACATAATAATTCGTTATAAATTGGTTGATGCACATGATATAAAGTCCATTCTTCACAAAGTTCGCAGCTGCTTTTTTCTCATCTTTACAAAAAGGGGCAGGTGAAGGCCTGTCTCACGATTGGCCACGCGGGCCGTCAATCTACAGTAGGCGGGGCCAGGGTCTGAGGGGCACAGGAGAAACCACAGAGCTGTCAAACGGCAACAATCGCCTCTGAATTATCACCGTAGGCGGAGAAAAACACCCGACATGCCTCGACTGGTGCCAAAGGAGAATATCGACGACAAGCTTCGGGACTGTGTTTGAACGCCGTTTTCGCTGAATATGGACAAAACTCGCTGTGTGGCGCGCTGCTGGACGTCGGGCTAACGTCTATTAGCTTGAGTTTTGTTGACAAACTAGCTAGTCAAGCTCaccgagctagctagctagctagctatctagGTAAACGTAGGTTTAACAAGTTGTTGGAGTCATTTACATAGCTTTTTTCCCGACAAACGTCCTTTTTAATTTCCTGGAGGTGGAACAAACGGAATACCCAGCATGAACTGATGTAGCCAAGTCCAAGCAGGTATGtacatcttgtgtgtgtgtgaaagcaaACTTAGTTTCCTGTCTGGCGTCAGAcaataaatgaaactttattcgCCTCTGTGTAGCAGCCACAGCGGCCTTAGACGTTATCTAACGGCCTCTAATTAATGAGATTTGCTCGAAAGCCCCTTTGGAAGCATTAGCCGTCTGAGGCATCTAGATAATGAGCACGGATGCTGCTGCTGAACACCCCCCCATCTCTCGTGGAATGGCAGGTATGCATACCTCCTTTTCAGACTGACTGGCTGCAGATAAGCAAGGACTTCACTTGTTGGTGTGACCTTGATCGAGTACcctattcatatttttgttaaGACAAAACAAAC
This sequence is a window from Dunckerocampus dactyliophorus isolate RoL2022-P2 chromosome 2, RoL_Ddac_1.1, whole genome shotgun sequence. Protein-coding genes within it:
- the LOC129177522 gene encoding zinc finger and SCAN domain-containing protein 2, yielding MSIQQGACMAHGVAFQSKLASIMDTLAQAAVLEIAKLWEDAFALVHAELRRRDREVEALERKLLENQRQAPQMLPFGSSKRDQQHKPPPPPPPPPPTTTTDGPVSEPVGSSSEQSPKEKTDTSASQRTAALPPQSEENPSMRTCDRTKEDRPVKLEDEDDIMIVEQLSDCEHSGNQPADSSEDQENHQWSSVSVGDSDTTEESDYFLAPNSQNLDSEILFIENALDILDGSAEAAFSESLIMGARHGTSSQTRGPGTLRQVHPGQGEDREESIRAFSPHNRVFVFSDPRLPKSTASGRVKEKWFICPFCGKSFDRVSHLEIHQRIHTGEKPYTCDTCGKCFSQRSNLRTHQRTHKEGSAQISA